GTTGTTGGCCAGGTCGTGGCCCACGAGGATGAAGAGGACGAGCCCGAAGACGAGGCTCATCGCATGGGTGGCGATGCCCTCCTCCCACAGCCGGTCCACGAAGAGCGCGATGAGGACGGCCAGGCCCGGCAGCACCGGGAAGACGTAGTGGTGGAACTTGGTGGCCGAGGACGCCAGCAGGGTGAAGGAGAAGGCCACCCAGAGCGCGGCGATGAGGGCCAGGTGGTCCGCCTTCTTCTCCGAGCGCACCCGCAGCCGCGACACGACGGCGAAGGCCCCCGGCACCAGCGCCACCCAGGGGAAGATGGCGAAGCCACCCTGCTCGATGAAGTAGATGAAGGTGCCGCCCGGCGTCGTGGTGTGCACGCCCGCGCTCAGGCGGTTGAGGTGGTCGTGGATGAAGAAGCGGTACCAGAAGAGCTTGCCCTCGTCGTCCACGCCCTTGAAGAGGCTCAGCACGAGGTACCAGGGCACGGCCACCGCGCAGAACACGAGGATGCCGGTGCCCAGCTTCATCTTGTACATCTGCGCCCACAGCACGGGCATGGGGCGCTTGCCCTCGCGCACCTCGGCGCGGAAGGCCGGCTCCAGCAGCCAGCGCAGGTGCGCGTTGAGGCTCGGCCCGTCGTAGGGGATGACGGCGAAGAGGGCGTAGAGGATGAGGATGACGGCCGGCAGGCCCACGCCCAGCAGGCCCTTGGCCAGGGCGGACAGGCCCGCGAAGACGTAGAAGGCGTACCACCAGGCGGCGCGGTGCTTCGTGGTCTCGTCGAGCTGGCCGATGAGCGCGCACGCCATGGCGCACACCAGCGTGGTGACGAAGGGCGTGTCCGTCACCGTCTGCCGGGTGAGCAGGAAGTAGAGGGGCATGGTGGCCAGCACGAAGCCGGTGGCCAGGCCCGCGCGCCGGTTCACCACGCGCGCCACCGCCAGCGACAGCAGCGACACCGCGGTGATGCTCAGCAGGGCGAAGGGCATCCGCATGCCCCACTCGGTGTAGAGGCCCAGCGCACCCTCGGAGCGCAGCGTGCCCACCACCTGCATGCCCAGCGCCTGCATCCACATGGTGAGCGGCGGCTTGGAGAAGAACCACGCGTTCTCCCAGAAGGGGAACACATAGTCGCGGCGCTGGACCATCTCGCGCCCCACCTCGCCGTAGTGCGTCTCCCAGGGGTCCCACAGGCCCACCGCGCCCAGGTAGGGGATGAAGAGCAGCGCCGCGAAGATGGCCG
This window of the Archangium lipolyticum genome carries:
- a CDS encoding ArnT family glycosyltransferase, translated to MASDGPQQQEPRTFTEAILGQGIHQESWAKRWMALEPSLRVALATAIFAALLFIPYLGAVGLWDPWETHYGEVGREMVQRRDYVFPFWENAWFFSKPPLTMWMQALGMQVVGTLRSEGALGLYTEWGMRMPFALLSITAVSLLSLAVARVVNRRAGLATGFVLATMPLYFLLTRQTVTDTPFVTTLVCAMACALIGQLDETTKHRAAWWYAFYVFAGLSALAKGLLGVGLPAVILILYALFAVIPYDGPSLNAHLRWLLEPAFRAEVREGKRPMPVLWAQMYKMKLGTGILVFCAVAVPWYLVLSLFKGVDDEGKLFWYRFFIHDHLNRLSAGVHTTTPGGTFIYFIEQGGFAIFPWVALVPGAFAVVSRLRVRSEKKADHLALIAALWVAFSFTLLASSATKFHHYVFPVLPGLAVLIALFVDRLWEEGIATHAMSLVFGLVLFILVGHDLANNPKDFTDLFVYNYDRPYPSELVTKPIAMFASRPLWMGDMLALVLIAVGAWLAVGVFPAKARGSSVGARAVALLCLLVGGAFLLPLASRGTVGATWPLGVALFLLGAWLAWNAYAAGEESRTGLWVSATAFLMVGAVLFARSVRLSAPSDSLLRSLSEPVNVKMAMGFTFAVAGALAVVAAVQRSRVMLYSTFWALAAGFALWFNWGHWVDLSHHWTQRDLFWRYYAQRKPDEPIAAFLMNWRGETFYSRNQVKQVREVGKLKPFVDQPGREWALVEHNRLGLLKQTVGTHRVVTVIDRDINNKFVLVTVD